The following are encoded in a window of Bordetella genomosp. 10 genomic DNA:
- the urtD gene encoding urea ABC transporter ATP-binding protein UrtD — translation MNTPNRVNPGGLDTTHGAILYLEDITVSFDGFKALNNLTLDIGVGELRCIIGPNGAGKTTMMDVITGKTRPTSGTVFFGQTMDLTAMTEAQIAHEGIGRKFQRPTVFEHHTVFENLELAMKTDKRVRPTLFSRLSSEQVDRIAQTLDLIRLRPLAGRGAGLLSHGQKQWLEIGMLLMQEPRLLLLDEPVAGMTDAETERTGELLNELRGKHSLMVVEHDMDFVTQIAGQGKVTVLHEGSVLAEGTMAAVQADPRVIEVYLGR, via the coding sequence ATGAATACGCCCAATCGCGTGAATCCGGGCGGCCTGGACACCACCCACGGCGCCATCCTGTACCTGGAGGACATCACCGTCAGCTTCGACGGCTTCAAGGCGCTGAACAACCTGACGCTGGATATCGGCGTGGGCGAGCTGCGCTGCATCATCGGGCCCAACGGCGCGGGCAAGACGACCATGATGGACGTGATCACGGGCAAGACCCGGCCGACGTCGGGCACCGTGTTCTTCGGCCAGACCATGGACCTGACCGCCATGACGGAGGCGCAGATCGCCCATGAGGGGATAGGCCGCAAGTTCCAGCGCCCGACCGTCTTCGAACACCACACCGTGTTCGAGAACCTGGAGCTGGCGATGAAGACGGACAAGCGCGTGCGCCCCACCCTGTTTTCGCGCCTGTCCTCCGAGCAGGTCGACCGCATCGCGCAGACGCTGGACCTGATCCGCCTGCGCCCGCTGGCGGGACGCGGCGCCGGGCTGCTGTCGCACGGCCAGAAGCAGTGGCTGGAGATCGGCATGCTGCTGATGCAGGAACCCAGGCTGTTGCTGCTGGACGAGCCGGTGGCGGGCATGACCGACGCCGAGACCGAACGCACCGGCGAACTCCTGAACGAATTGCGCGGCAAGCATTCGCTGATGGTGGTCGAACACGATATGGATTTCGTCACGCAGATCGCCGGGCAGGGCAAGGTGACGGTATTGCACGAGGGCTCGGTCCTGGCGGAAGGCACGATGGCCGCCGTGCAGGCCGACCCTCGCGTGATCGAGGTCTACCTTGGACGTTGA
- the urtE gene encoding urea ABC transporter ATP-binding subunit UrtE, whose amino-acid sequence MLEVKTINQYYGGSHTLRGVSLSLKRGECLTLLGRNGVGKTTLLKCLMGVLPVASGGIALDGEDITRLAPHQRAARGMAYVPQGRDIFARLTVEENILMGMATKPAARARRIKEEVFELFPVLKAMLGRRGGDLSGGQQQQLAIARALVAEPKLIILDEPTEGIQPSIIKDIGRVIHMLRQRGDIAILLCEQYFDFARELADHFVVLSRGEVVARGDRTLIDGDDVRRHLSV is encoded by the coding sequence ATGCTTGAAGTCAAAACGATCAACCAGTACTACGGCGGCAGCCACACCTTGCGCGGCGTATCGCTGTCGCTGAAGCGGGGCGAATGCCTGACGCTGCTGGGCCGCAACGGCGTGGGCAAGACCACGCTGCTCAAGTGCCTGATGGGCGTGCTGCCGGTGGCCAGCGGCGGCATCGCGCTGGACGGCGAGGACATCACGCGCCTGGCGCCGCACCAGCGCGCCGCGCGCGGCATGGCCTACGTGCCGCAGGGCCGCGACATCTTCGCGCGGCTGACGGTGGAGGAGAACATCCTCATGGGCATGGCGACCAAGCCGGCCGCCCGCGCCCGCCGCATCAAGGAGGAAGTGTTCGAACTGTTCCCCGTGCTCAAGGCCATGCTGGGCCGGCGCGGCGGCGACCTGTCCGGCGGCCAGCAGCAGCAACTGGCCATCGCGCGGGCGCTGGTGGCCGAACCGAAGCTGATCATCCTGGACGAGCCCACCGAAGGCATCCAGCCTTCGATCATCAAGGACATCGGCCGGGTCATCCACATGCTGCGCCAGCGCGGCGATATCGCCATCCTGCTGTGCGAGCAGTATTTCGATTTCGCCAGGGAGCTGGCCGACCATTTCGTGGTGCTGTCGCGCGGCGAGGTGGTCGCGCGCGGCGACAGGACCTTGATCGACGGCGACGACGTGCGCCGCCATCTGTCGGTCTGA
- a CDS encoding amino acid ABC transporter ATP-binding protein yields MNGDLSHTVRVRGLKKAFGANQVLRGVDLEVRTGEVVVIMGPSGSGKTTLIRSLNFLETPDDGHVEICGIGVACDGGTGDRDRRRAVQDIRRRTAMVFQSFNLFPHMTALQNVIEGLLAKGVARDAAIQAGMRLLDRVGLSEKAAQYPGKLSGGQKQRVAIARALAMAPEVIFFDEPTSALDPELRDDVLHVMRELAAEGMTMLVVTHETRFARDAADRVVFMEGGHILANCPPAEFFGDQASERCRQFLGRLGD; encoded by the coding sequence ATGAACGGCGATCTCTCCCACACCGTGCGCGTGCGCGGACTGAAAAAAGCCTTCGGCGCCAACCAGGTATTGCGCGGCGTGGACCTGGAGGTGCGGACGGGCGAGGTCGTCGTCATCATGGGGCCCTCGGGCTCCGGCAAGACGACGCTGATCCGCTCGCTCAATTTCCTGGAAACGCCCGACGACGGCCACGTCGAGATCTGCGGGATAGGCGTGGCCTGCGACGGCGGGACCGGCGATCGCGACCGCCGCCGCGCGGTGCAGGACATCCGCCGCCGCACCGCCATGGTGTTCCAGTCGTTCAACCTTTTCCCGCACATGACGGCGTTGCAGAACGTCATCGAGGGCCTGCTGGCCAAGGGCGTGGCGCGCGACGCCGCCATCCAGGCCGGCATGCGGCTGCTCGACCGCGTGGGCCTGAGCGAAAAAGCCGCGCAGTATCCCGGCAAGCTGTCCGGCGGACAGAAGCAGCGCGTGGCCATCGCCCGCGCGCTGGCGATGGCGCCGGAAGTCATCTTCTTCGACGAGCCGACCTCGGCGCTGGACCCGGAGCTGCGCGACGACGTCCTGCACGTCATGCGCGAGCTGGCCGCCGAAGGCATGACCATGCTGGTCGTGACGCACGAGACCCGCTTCGCGCGCGACGCCGCGGACCGCGTCGTTTTCATGGAAGGAGGCCATATCCTCGCCAACTGTCCGCCCGCCGAATTCTTCGGCGACCAGGCCAGCGAACGCTGCCGCCAGTTCCTCGGTCGCCTCGGCGATTGA
- a CDS encoding amino acid ABC transporter permease gives MWELFQRAAPLLGPALLMTLFLGATSFIGGCVLGMAIALARISGIRVLRWFAFAYVSVFRGTPLLIQILLVYFGLPAYGIVVGPVAAALVALTLFSAAYLSENFRSGISGVDRGQWEAAWSMGMGYARTLRRVILPQALRIAIPPLGSRLIALMKDTSLASTITVVELTRVADQIGATTFRYMEMFVMVGAIYWLINQILTILQTVLETHLSRRYQ, from the coding sequence ATGTGGGAACTCTTCCAACGCGCCGCGCCCCTGCTGGGACCGGCGCTGCTCATGACCCTGTTCCTGGGGGCGACGTCGTTCATCGGCGGCTGCGTGCTGGGCATGGCGATCGCCCTGGCGCGCATCTCCGGCATCAGGGTGCTGCGCTGGTTCGCCTTCGCCTACGTGTCCGTCTTCCGCGGCACGCCCCTGCTGATCCAGATCCTGCTGGTGTACTTCGGCCTGCCCGCCTACGGCATCGTCGTGGGCCCCGTGGCCGCCGCCCTGGTGGCGCTGACGCTGTTCTCGGCGGCCTACCTGAGCGAGAACTTCCGCTCGGGGATTTCCGGCGTGGACCGGGGCCAGTGGGAAGCAGCCTGGTCCATGGGCATGGGCTACGCGCGCACCCTGCGGCGCGTCATCCTGCCCCAGGCGCTGCGCATCGCCATCCCGCCGCTGGGCAGCCGCCTGATCGCCTTGATGAAGGACACCTCGCTGGCTTCCACCATCACCGTCGTCGAGCTGACGCGCGTGGCCGACCAGATCGGCGCCACGACCTTCCGCTACATGGAGATGTTCGTCATGGTCGGCGCCATCTACTGGCTGATCAACCAGATCCTCACCATCCTCCAGACCGTGCTCGAGACCCACCTGTCGAGGCGCTACCAATGA
- the urtB gene encoding urea ABC transporter permease subunit UrtB: MPQGAVAQAPSPTQAAAPAGLDEALLALLASDDNDEKIEAIGKLARSTDPKAAALLLALGQDHVYLSPEGKLLISDDDGATGRDPLSGAAAPMPEGSDTLTINNRVRGAIDDARAIAQLHAPDPAARLAAAQQLQQAGDETLLPVLDDAIGKETDAQVRSALQTVRARLQLSASDPAARAAAARTLGETGNPAFRAMLAAVAQPRPDGSYAEPDASVRAAATQALRGIDRHMTTVEWAGNVFYGLSLGSVLLLAALGLAITFGLMGVINMAHGELIMIGAYATYTVQLVFRQYLPGWIDWYVLAALPVAFIATGLVGMALERTVIRWLYGRPLETLLATWGISLILMQAVRSLFGAQNVEVANPGWMSGGITVMDGLVLTYNRIVIVLFAFLVVFFVWLLLNHTRLGLFVRSITQNRAMADCLGVPTGRIDMLAFGLGSGIAGLAGVALSQLGNVGPALGQGYIVDSFMVVVLGGVGQLAGTVIAGLGLGWVNKFLEPYAGAVLAKITILALIVLFVQKRPQGLFAPKGRSAE, encoded by the coding sequence ATGCCGCAAGGCGCCGTCGCGCAGGCGCCTTCGCCTACGCAGGCAGCGGCGCCCGCCGGCCTGGACGAGGCCTTGCTGGCCCTGCTGGCCAGCGACGACAACGATGAAAAGATCGAGGCGATCGGCAAGCTGGCGCGCTCGACCGATCCCAAGGCCGCCGCGCTGTTGCTGGCGCTGGGCCAGGACCACGTCTATCTTTCCCCGGAAGGCAAGCTGCTGATCAGCGACGACGACGGCGCCACCGGACGCGATCCCTTGAGCGGCGCCGCGGCGCCGATGCCCGAAGGCTCGGACACCCTGACCATCAACAACCGCGTTCGCGGCGCCATCGACGACGCCCGCGCCATCGCGCAACTGCACGCGCCGGATCCGGCCGCGCGCCTGGCCGCGGCGCAGCAACTGCAGCAGGCCGGCGACGAGACCCTGCTGCCCGTGCTCGACGACGCGATCGGCAAGGAAACCGACGCCCAGGTGCGGTCCGCGCTGCAGACCGTGCGGGCGCGCCTGCAATTGAGCGCCAGCGACCCCGCCGCGCGGGCCGCCGCGGCCCGCACGCTGGGCGAGACCGGCAATCCCGCCTTCCGCGCGATGCTGGCGGCGGTGGCGCAGCCCAGGCCCGACGGCAGCTACGCGGAGCCGGACGCTTCCGTGCGCGCCGCCGCCACGCAGGCGCTGCGCGGCATCGACCGCCACATGACGACGGTGGAATGGGCCGGCAACGTGTTCTATGGCCTGAGCCTGGGCAGCGTGCTGCTGCTGGCCGCGCTGGGGCTGGCCATCACCTTCGGCCTGATGGGCGTCATCAACATGGCCCACGGCGAACTCATCATGATCGGCGCCTACGCCACCTATACGGTGCAACTGGTGTTCCGCCAGTACCTGCCCGGCTGGATCGACTGGTACGTGCTGGCGGCGCTGCCGGTGGCCTTCATCGCCACGGGACTGGTGGGCATGGCGCTGGAGCGCACGGTCATCCGCTGGCTCTACGGCCGTCCGCTGGAAACGCTGCTGGCGACCTGGGGCATCAGCCTCATCCTCATGCAGGCGGTGCGTTCGCTGTTCGGCGCGCAGAACGTCGAGGTGGCCAATCCCGGCTGGATGTCCGGCGGCATCACCGTGATGGACGGCCTGGTGCTGACCTACAACCGCATCGTCATCGTGCTGTTCGCCTTCCTGGTCGTGTTCTTCGTCTGGCTGCTGCTCAACCATACCCGCCTGGGCCTGTTCGTGCGCTCCATCACCCAGAACCGCGCCATGGCCGATTGCCTGGGCGTGCCCACCGGACGCATCGACATGCTGGCCTTCGGCCTGGGGTCGGGCATCGCCGGCCTGGCGGGCGTCGCGCTGTCGCAACTCGGCAACGTGGGGCCGGCGCTGGGCCAGGGCTACATCGTCGATTCCTTCATGGTGGTGGTGCTGGGCGGCGTCGGCCAGTTGGCGGGCACCGTCATCGCCGGGCTGGGCCTGGGCTGGGTCAACAAATTCCTCGAACCCTATGCCGGCGCCGTGCTGGCCAAGATCACCATCCTCGCCCTCATCGTGCTGTTCGTCCAAAAACGCCCGCAGGGCCTGTTCGCCCCCAAAGGCCGGAGCGCCGAATGA
- a CDS encoding ABC transporter substrate-binding protein: MLPKIHPLKRYLSKIRLPLLPAAALVALATLAAPLAAQAGGALERIRANGVIRIANTQSSPPWSFLNEQNQPAGYDVDMAREVARRMGIPKVEFVADSFKNFVAGLKTDKYDLVMNDLTPTPERMLQVDFSAPYGVEDFRIFVRQDNKDIHGDKDLTGKRVGVTTGSSNESWSRAHLPQATIQTYENGSLIFADLGIGRIDAVIISHFGGLRYATERKLPIKEVGDPLTYQLSAAALRKGEPELREAVDKAIAGMKADGTIEALGRKWVGKEYDMVGSIARAEAEAK; the protein is encoded by the coding sequence ATGCTGCCGAAGATCCATCCGTTGAAGCGCTACTTGTCGAAGATCCGCCTGCCGCTGCTCCCGGCCGCCGCCCTGGTCGCCCTTGCCACCCTGGCCGCGCCCCTGGCGGCGCAGGCCGGCGGCGCGCTGGAGCGCATCCGCGCCAACGGCGTCATCCGCATCGCCAACACCCAGAGTTCGCCGCCGTGGTCCTTCCTCAACGAACAGAACCAGCCCGCCGGCTACGACGTCGACATGGCGCGGGAAGTCGCGCGCCGCATGGGCATCCCCAAGGTCGAGTTCGTGGCCGACTCCTTCAAGAACTTCGTCGCCGGCCTGAAGACCGACAAATACGACCTGGTGATGAACGACCTGACGCCCACCCCGGAACGCATGCTGCAAGTGGACTTCTCCGCGCCCTACGGCGTCGAGGACTTCCGCATCTTCGTGCGCCAGGACAACAAGGACATCCACGGCGACAAGGACCTGACCGGCAAGCGGGTGGGCGTCACCACGGGCTCGTCCAACGAATCGTGGTCGCGCGCGCACCTGCCCCAGGCCACGATACAGACGTATGAAAACGGCAGCCTGATCTTCGCCGACCTCGGCATCGGCCGCATCGACGCCGTCATCATTTCGCACTTCGGCGGCCTGCGCTACGCCACGGAACGCAAGCTGCCCATCAAGGAAGTGGGCGATCCGCTCACCTACCAGTTGTCGGCCGCCGCCCTGCGCAAGGGCGAACCCGAGCTGCGCGAGGCGGTGGACAAGGCCATCGCCGGCATGAAGGCGGACGGCACCATCGAGGCGCTGGGCCGCAAATGGGTGGGCAAGGAGTACGACATGGTCGGCTCCATCGCGCGCGCCGAGGCCGAGGCGAAATAG
- the metC gene encoding cystathionine beta-lyase, translated as MKSITTANEPYRSLSPPVMRGSTVVFDNFQDFANRKARQPDGFSYGITGTPTARELERRIAALEHGKHCVVTPSGQAALMGCVMGFVRGGDHLLISAACYGALKTYAQNYLARMGVEVEFYKPDIGADIESLIKPNTRMICMESPGTVTMEMLDVPAIAAVARRRGVLTMVDNTWASPLGFRPLEHGVDFCVEAATKFLGGHSDLLVGAISMNDRGHYEVLRETQSIMGLQVSPDDAFLVMRGMETLEVRLAAQSDATLDIARWLDGQPQVRELLYPPLESDPGHALWKRDMRTNGCLFSMVLQPAGERAHHAFFDALTHFSIGASWGGTHSLAAYYPAPLQADRVYARTDQAVIRLSIGLESRELLREDLQRALEAYGQHA; from the coding sequence ATGAAATCCATAACTACAGCCAATGAGCCCTATCGTAGCCTGTCGCCTCCCGTCATGCGCGGCTCCACGGTGGTGTTCGACAACTTCCAGGACTTCGCCAACCGCAAGGCCCGCCAGCCGGACGGCTTCAGCTACGGCATCACCGGCACGCCCACCGCGCGCGAACTGGAACGCCGCATCGCCGCGCTGGAGCACGGCAAGCACTGCGTGGTGACGCCCAGCGGCCAGGCGGCGCTGATGGGCTGCGTGATGGGCTTCGTGCGCGGCGGCGACCATCTGCTGATTTCGGCGGCGTGCTACGGTGCCCTGAAGACCTATGCGCAGAACTACCTGGCGCGCATGGGCGTGGAGGTCGAGTTCTACAAGCCCGACATCGGCGCGGACATCGAGTCCCTGATCAAGCCCAACACCCGCATGATCTGCATGGAATCGCCGGGCACGGTGACGATGGAAATGCTGGACGTGCCGGCCATCGCCGCCGTCGCCCGCCGGCGCGGCGTGCTGACCATGGTGGACAACACCTGGGCCAGCCCGCTGGGCTTCCGCCCGCTGGAGCACGGCGTGGACTTCTGCGTGGAAGCGGCCACGAAGTTCCTCGGCGGCCATTCCGACCTGCTGGTCGGGGCGATCAGCATGAACGACCGCGGCCACTACGAAGTGCTGCGCGAGACCCAGAGCATCATGGGCCTGCAGGTCAGCCCCGACGACGCATTCCTGGTGATGCGCGGCATGGAGACCCTGGAAGTGCGCCTGGCCGCGCAAAGCGACGCCACGCTAGACATCGCCCGCTGGCTGGACGGGCAGCCGCAGGTGCGCGAGCTGCTTTATCCGCCGCTGGAATCCGATCCGGGACACGCGCTGTGGAAGCGCGACATGCGCACCAACGGCTGCCTGTTCTCCATGGTCCTGCAACCCGCCGGCGAGCGCGCCCACCACGCTTTCTTCGACGCGCTGACGCATTTCTCCATCGGCGCGAGCTGGGGCGGCACGCACAGCCTGGCGGCCTACTATCCCGCGCCGCTGCAAGCCGACCGCGTGTACGCGCGGACCGACCAGGCGGTGATCCGGCTCTCCATCGGGCTGGAGTCGCGCGAGCTGCTGCGCGAGGACTTGCAACGCGCCCTGGAAGCCTACGGCCAGCATGCATGA
- the urtC gene encoding urea ABC transporter permease subunit UrtC, with protein MNPATDLLALTRRPLFPPKVWALLIAACVAMAAMPALNLAFPAGHPLHVSSYMVALGGRFMCYALAALALDLVWGYAGILSLGHGLFFALGGYAHGMYLMRAIGHDGVYQSDLPDFMVFLNWKQYPWYWAFTDHFAYAMLLVVLVPGVLAFVFGYFAFRSRIKGVYFSIITQALTYAAMLLFFRNDTGFGGNNGFTDFKRILGFPITAPGTRAALFWITLAVLFGSLIVARLITRSKLGRVLTAVRDTESRVRFLGYEPLGFKLFVWTLSAVLCGIAGALYVPQIGIINPGEMSTANSIEMVIWVAIGGRGTLIGPIVGAGVVNSLKIWFTSVFPEFWLYALGLVFVLVTLFLPQGIVGLVRACAQRLAQGKSGKTGMGGAGMAQEEGTP; from the coding sequence ATGAATCCTGCCACCGACCTTCTGGCGCTGACCCGGCGCCCCTTGTTCCCGCCCAAGGTCTGGGCGCTGCTGATCGCGGCCTGCGTGGCGATGGCCGCCATGCCCGCGCTCAACCTGGCGTTCCCGGCGGGCCATCCCCTGCACGTGTCTTCCTACATGGTCGCGCTGGGCGGACGCTTCATGTGCTACGCCCTGGCCGCCCTGGCGCTGGATCTCGTGTGGGGCTACGCCGGCATCCTCTCGCTGGGGCATGGGCTGTTCTTCGCGCTGGGCGGCTATGCGCACGGCATGTACCTGATGCGGGCCATCGGGCATGACGGCGTGTACCAGAGCGACCTGCCCGACTTCATGGTGTTCCTGAACTGGAAGCAGTATCCCTGGTACTGGGCCTTCACCGATCATTTCGCCTACGCGATGCTGCTGGTGGTCCTGGTGCCGGGCGTGCTGGCCTTCGTGTTCGGCTACTTCGCGTTCCGCTCGCGCATCAAGGGCGTGTATTTCTCCATCATCACGCAGGCGCTCACCTATGCCGCCATGCTGCTGTTCTTCCGCAACGATACGGGTTTCGGCGGCAACAACGGCTTCACCGACTTCAAGCGCATCCTGGGCTTTCCCATCACGGCGCCCGGCACGCGCGCCGCGCTGTTCTGGATCACGCTGGCCGTGCTGTTCGGCTCGCTGATCGTCGCCCGGCTCATCACCCGCTCCAAGCTGGGCCGCGTGCTGACCGCCGTGCGCGACACGGAAAGCCGCGTGCGCTTCCTGGGATACGAGCCCCTGGGCTTCAAGCTTTTCGTCTGGACCCTGTCGGCCGTGCTGTGCGGCATCGCCGGCGCGCTCTACGTGCCGCAGATCGGCATCATCAATCCCGGCGAAATGTCCACGGCCAACTCCATCGAAATGGTGATCTGGGTCGCCATCGGCGGGCGCGGCACCCTCATCGGCCCCATCGTCGGCGCGGGCGTGGTCAACAGCCTGAAGATCTGGTTCACCAGCGTATTTCCCGAGTTCTGGCTGTACGCCCTGGGCCTGGTGTTCGTCCTGGTGACGCTGTTCCTGCCGCAGGGCATCGTGGGCCTGGTGCGCGCCTGCGCGCAGCGGCTGGCGCAAGGCAAGTCCGGCAAGACCGGCATGGGCGGCGCCGGCATGGCGCAGGAGGAGGGCACGCCATGA
- the urtA gene encoding urea ABC transporter substrate-binding protein, producing the protein MQRRLVLKQLSAATMLAAMGWVPQAFAAGDTIKVGILHSLSGTMAISETALKNVALMTIDEINKQGGVMGKKLEPVIVDPASDWPTYATKARQLLSQDKVAVVFGCWTSVSRKSVLPVFKELNGLLFYPVQYEGEELEHNVFYTGAAPNQQAIPAVEYLMSKDGGGAKRWVLLGTDYVYPRTTNKILRAFLHSKGVKDADIYEEYTPFGHSDYQTIVAKIKEFSAGGKTAVVSTINGDSNVPFYKELGNSGIKATDIPVVAFSVGEEELRGVDTKPLVGQLAAWNYFQSIKNPVNAEFVKKWKEYAKAQNLPNWQTAVTNDPMEATYIGIHMWKQAVEQAKTTDVEKVIAAVGGQTFKAPDGFTIEMDKTNHHLHKPVYIGEVQADGQFRVVWKSKGPIRAQPWSPYIPGNESKQNM; encoded by the coding sequence ATGCAACGCAGACTCGTACTCAAACAATTGTCCGCCGCCACGATGCTGGCCGCCATGGGTTGGGTTCCCCAGGCCTTCGCCGCGGGCGACACGATCAAGGTGGGGATACTGCATTCCCTGTCCGGCACGATGGCGATCTCGGAAACGGCGCTCAAGAACGTGGCGCTGATGACGATAGACGAGATCAACAAGCAAGGCGGCGTGATGGGCAAGAAGCTGGAGCCCGTCATCGTCGATCCGGCCTCCGACTGGCCCACCTACGCCACCAAGGCGCGCCAGCTCCTGAGCCAGGACAAGGTCGCCGTGGTGTTCGGCTGCTGGACCTCGGTGTCGCGCAAGTCCGTCCTGCCGGTGTTCAAGGAACTGAACGGCCTGTTGTTCTATCCCGTCCAGTACGAGGGCGAAGAGCTGGAGCACAACGTCTTCTACACGGGCGCCGCGCCCAACCAGCAGGCGATTCCCGCCGTCGAATACCTCATGAGCAAGGACGGCGGCGGCGCCAAGCGCTGGGTGCTGCTGGGCACGGACTACGTGTACCCGCGCACCACCAACAAGATCCTGCGCGCCTTCCTGCATTCCAAGGGCGTGAAGGATGCGGACATCTATGAGGAATACACGCCTTTCGGCCATTCCGACTACCAGACCATCGTCGCCAAGATCAAGGAATTCTCCGCGGGCGGCAAGACCGCCGTGGTGTCGACCATCAACGGCGATTCCAACGTGCCGTTCTACAAGGAACTGGGCAACTCCGGCATCAAGGCGACCGACATTCCGGTGGTGGCGTTCTCGGTGGGCGAAGAGGAACTGCGCGGCGTCGACACCAAGCCGCTGGTGGGCCAACTGGCGGCATGGAACTACTTCCAGTCCATCAAGAACCCGGTCAACGCCGAGTTCGTGAAGAAGTGGAAGGAATACGCCAAGGCGCAGAACCTGCCCAACTGGCAGACCGCGGTGACCAACGACCCGATGGAAGCCACGTATATCGGCATCCATATGTGGAAGCAGGCCGTCGAACAGGCCAAGACCACCGACGTCGAGAAGGTGATCGCCGCCGTGGGCGGGCAGACCTTCAAGGCGCCGGACGGCTTCACCATCGAAATGGACAAGACCAATCACCACCTGCACAAGCCCGTCTATATCGGCGAAGTGCAGGCCGACGGCCAGTTCAGGGTTGTGTGGAAGTCCAAGGGCCCGATTCGCGCGCAACCGTGGAGCCCCTACATCCCGGGCAACGAAAGCAAGCAGAACATGTAA
- a CDS encoding GntR family transcriptional regulator, which translates to MRASVQIGPSPRRAAPASNSLAEAVYERIKSDLFEFRLLPGDLFSEADISARLGVSRTPVRLGLVRLQREGFLIPRQRAGWQVRPFEFERFEDLYDVRVVLELAAVEALCQRESIDPSGILGALHEAWLVAPEQRIRDWRLVGLLDEAFHEALVAAAGNEEMTQIHHDVTEKIRLVRRLDFTRDFRVDATYDEHAALLRAIFARDTAGARALLKAHIEASKAEVRKITLHMLHQARADAGPGIHSSKP; encoded by the coding sequence ATGCGTGCTTCCGTCCAAATTGGCCCCTCTCCACGGCGCGCGGCGCCGGCGTCGAACTCCCTGGCGGAGGCCGTGTATGAACGGATCAAGAGCGATCTTTTCGAATTCCGCCTGCTGCCGGGCGACCTGTTTTCCGAGGCGGACATCAGCGCGCGGCTCGGCGTCAGCCGCACGCCGGTCAGGCTGGGCCTGGTGCGGCTGCAGCGCGAAGGCTTCCTGATCCCGCGCCAGCGGGCGGGTTGGCAGGTGCGCCCGTTCGAGTTCGAACGCTTCGAGGATCTTTACGACGTGCGCGTCGTGCTCGAACTGGCCGCGGTGGAGGCGCTATGCCAGCGCGAGTCCATCGACCCTTCGGGCATCCTCGGCGCGTTGCACGAGGCCTGGCTGGTCGCGCCGGAACAGCGCATCCGCGACTGGCGCCTGGTGGGCCTGCTGGACGAAGCCTTCCATGAGGCGCTGGTCGCCGCGGCGGGCAACGAGGAAATGACGCAGATCCACCACGACGTGACGGAAAAGATCCGCCTCGTGCGGCGCCTGGATTTCACCCGGGACTTTCGCGTGGACGCCACCTACGACGAGCACGCGGCCCTGCTGCGGGCCATCTTCGCCCGCGACACGGCCGGCGCCCGCGCGCTATTGAAAGCGCACATCGAGGCGAGCAAGGCCGAGGTGCGGAAGATCACGCTGCACATGCTGCACCAGGCGCGGGCGGACGCGGGGCCGGGGATTCACTCCTCGAAGCCGTAG